A region of Anticarsia gemmatalis isolate Benzon Research Colony breed Stoneville strain chromosome 10, ilAntGemm2 primary, whole genome shotgun sequence DNA encodes the following proteins:
- the LOC142976080 gene encoding uncharacterized protein LOC142976080, which translates to MFKVQFAFLSCVLGVITTLELPEKCDVKDTECKKLMYQKIFIQATDGVPAMNIPNYNPMHLGKAVFTLPNAVKFILDEGIVIGLKSCTFDTMSTHLTEPMHTFLNMTCNMVVDGLFTVIVPKPALKLFAGVDEGPNIVVGHCNGRVVIDKLRVGIIFPFHFVRRRNEIYLNTASNLNIFYEAGSVVFTSDNLIVGNKAIGQRVVKYINDHTYSWDLVSIVSHKILEFFKSFASNYLSKVPAKKLYTTDLSTYATNEY; encoded by the exons ATGTTTAAAGTTCAGTTTGCATTTTTGTCCTGCGTTTTGGGTGTGATAACTACTC TGGAACTACCCGAAAAATGCGACGTAAAGGATACAGAATGCAAGAAGCTGATGTACCAAAAGATCTTTATACAAGCAACAGATGGTGTTCCGGCTATGAACATACCAAATTACAATCCTATGCATTTAGGAAAGGCAGTTTTCACTCTACCTAATGCTGTAAAGTTTATTCTGGATGAGGGAATTGTAATTGGGCTTAAAAGTTGTACTTTTGACACAATGAG tACTCATCTTACAGAACCGATGCACACTTTTTTGAATATGACATGCAATATGGTGGTCGACGGTTTATTTACTGTCATAGTTCCTAAACCTGCGCTGAAGTTATTTGCAGGCGTTGATGAAGGTCCAAATATAGTAGTTGGCCATTGCAATGGAAGGGTTGTTATAG ATAAGCTGCGTGTTGGTATAATTTTCCCATTTCACTTTGTGCGGAGAAGAAATGAAATTTACTTGAACACTGCCAGTAATCTGAATATATTTTACGAGGCGGGCTCCGTGGTGTTCACTAGTGATAATCTCATTGTTGGTAATAAAGCAATAG GTCAAAGGGTAGTGAAATACATAAACGACCATACATACAGTTGGGACCTCGTCTCTATAGTATCACACAAGATTCTAGAATTCTTCAAATCTTTTGCATCAAATTACTTGAGTAAAGTTCCGGCCAAGAAATTGTATACAACTGACTTATCGACTTACGCTACTAACGAATATTAG